A single window of Drosophila suzukii chromosome 3, CBGP_Dsuzu_IsoJpt1.0, whole genome shotgun sequence DNA harbors:
- the SA2 gene encoding cohesin subunit SA-2 codes for MSSLNREIEVNSTQTTEQNNLQAEEQSGPPNHEQIISPQNHEDLEELVPGLTLLQCVLIKNSNLDDVAGHWVELYMETPTYALVTIMQFVVEASGSHYMIPKNTAMPFSYGDILVQGSLQYRSVSMYYPMISKTAEVFARRVVSFLEALLKAVHDLPTPLYNLFLQEVTGFVMACSESSVRPFRHTSTMVGLKMMTILCDLTSVDNELLKTLWIQMFNCLFVNRYEDVVDDIRFLCISELGMWFSKYPACHLEPHVLRYFFEALPDSSTMVRQCILTNLSRLCRQEDLRTMCLELGREFRQLFMNLSVDKENEIAEESLRVLTEFYRSSPEILSEDDCKVIEEFILFANRGVAQAAAEFFVLRRKETKNVQFSQKIRHLLQFFVDRCGHEHAGYLVDSFLDNCEMVLDWKPMIKMLMEEQSPKLTEAETSALIEILTKGVRQAITGEIPQGRYTKDLKREPKAGAQVNATRLLAPVLPQLLRKYVDRPDDVTNLLELPQHFCPKYYREINNQCQLAELLDEMDILMFRQTSNRVLRRGALTLSLLFKMEPTHLHILQMLNSAVTNYKIALRTWQEQYGMVSSPSSSSLSGSSKTPKSRSRRLLNTLRLLCALYAHFDLSFGGLTESVLSSLKRVIRVRDMGRDGLPAEAVSLYLTACYFSLSWDLHTFTKEAANNSNLDDSFAAIKKHFEDYLFVTFEQVVSANNMQYAYSCLSFICDIFVNYGYHLLDSPYELVRSLTYAPSVNEVEILDNFVLRHHFQTSPADLMKESNFLQLQDLRRSLASYCKLVAFNVIPPMRAARIYQYYEKYYAPFGDVFRCSMELTIKVNSIHYGMAVFHTGLLLYQKIMDDNSGDSVRAAGSPQFLELISLASLLAETLSSDLYENRNAMITLHKAGIMYVKESIPDRPTAAPKNLLFLRVMQMFVPQLLRQDKVKMLELLQTIEQPALPSCNREEWEPLEGYRSALGASGRRGRSVSVAT; via the exons ATGAGTTCTTTAAATAGAGAAATCGAAGTGAATTCTACGCAGACTACTGAGCAAAATAATTTGCAGGCAGAAGAACAGTCTGG TCCCCCCAATCATGAGCAAATCATAAGTCCCCAAAATCATGAGGATCTGGAGGAGCTGGTGCCGGGCCTCACTCTCCTGCAATGTGTCCTAATCAAGAATTCGAACCTTGATGACGTGGCCGGCCATTGGGTTGAGCTTTACATGGAGACTCCCACATATGCCTTGGTTACTATAATGCAGTTTGTGGTGGAGGCCAGTGGAAGTCACTACATGATTCCAAAGAATACTGCAATGCCGTTCTCCTACGGGGACATCCTGGTACAAGGCTCCCTGCAGTATCGTAGT GTCAGCATGTATTATCCCATGATATCGAAGACAGCGGAAGTATTTGCCCGCAGGGTGGTAAGCTTTTTGGAGGCCCTTCTGAAGGCGGTCCATGACCTACCCACCCCTTTGTACAATTTGTTTTTGCAAGAGGTGACGGGCTTTGTGATGGCCTGCTCGGAGTCCAGTGTTCGTCCTTTTCGTCATACGAGCACCATGGTGG GTCTCAAAATGATGACCATTTTGTGCGATCTCACATCCGTGGACAATGAGCTACTGAAGACACTGTGGATACAGATGTTTAACTGCCTATTTGTCAATCGCTACGAGGATGTGGTGGACGACATAAGGTTTCTTTGTATCTCCGAACTGGGCATGTGGTTCAGCAAGTACCCAGCGTGTCATTTGGAGCCACACGTCCTGCGTTACTTCTTCGAAGCTTTGCCTGATAGCTCGACAATGGTGAGGCAGTGCATCCTGACCAACCTCTCACGGCTTTGCCGCCAGGAGGACCTCCGCACCATGTGCTTGGAACTGGGCCGTGAGTTCCGGCAACTATTCATGAACTTATCCGTGGACAAGGAAAATGAAATAGCAGAGGAATCCCTGCGCGTCCTTACCGAATTTTATCGATCTTCTCCAGAAATTCTTAGTGAGGACGATTGCAAGGTGATTGAAGAATTTATACTCTTTGCTAATCGCGGAGTAGCCCAGGCAGCGGCGGAATTTTTCGTCCTGCGCAGAAAGGaaacaaaaaatgtacaattttcgcaaaaaattCGTCATCTGCTACAGTTTTTCGTCGATAGATGTGGGCATGAACATGCTGGCTATCTGGTGGATTCTTTTTTGGACAACTGCGAAATGGTTTTGGACTGGAAGCCCATGATAAAGATGCTAATGGAGGAACAGTCCCCAAAACTAACCGAAGCTGAAACCTCCGCATTGATTGAAATTCTCACCAAAGGCGTTAGACAAGCAATCACTGGTGAAATACCGCAAGGAAGATATACCAAGGATCTGAAGAGGGAGCCAAAGGCGGGAGCCCAGGTGAATGCCACCAGATTACTAGCACCTGTGTTGCCCCAACTACTTCGAAAGTATGTGGACCGCCCAGACGATGTTACAAATCTTCTGGAACTGCCGCAACACTTTTGTCCCAAGTACTACCGGGAGATTAATAACCAGTGTCAACTTGCGGAACTCTTAGATGAGATGGACATCCTTATGTTCCGTCAAACGAGCAACCGTGTGTTGCGGAGAGGAGCTCTCACTCTGAGTCTTCTTTTTAAAATGGAACCCACTCATCTGCACATACTGCAGATGCTCAACAGTGCGGTGACCAACTACAAGATCGCGCTGCGCACTTGGCAGGAGCAGTATGGCATGGTCAGCTCACCGTCCTCTTCATCGTTATCCGGCTCCTCCAAAACTCCGAAGAGCCGCTCCCGCCGACTGCTAAACACCTTGCGATTGTTGTGCGCCCTTTACGCACACTTTGACCTCAGTTTCGGGGGACTGACCGAGTCGGTTTTGTCCAGCCTAAAGAGAGTGATCAGGGTGCGGGATATGGGCAGAGATGGCCTGCCGGCGGAGGCAGTTTCTCTTTATCTGACTGCATGCTACTTCAGCCTTTCCTGGGACCTACACACCTTCACGAAAGAGGCCGCAAACAATTCAAACTTGGATGATTCTTTCGCCGCTATCAAGAAACACTTTGAGGACTATCTGTTTGTCACCTTTGAACAGGTTGTGAGTGCTAACAATATGCAATATGCATATAGT TGCCTATCATTTATATGCGACATATTTGTTAATTATGGATATCACCTACTTGACAGTCCCTATGAATTAGTGCGTTCCCTAACGTACGCACCATCAGTAAATGAGGTGGAGATACTGGACAACTTCGTGTTGCGACATCACTTTCAGACGAGTCCTGCCGATCTTATGAAGGAATCGAACTTTCTTCAGTTGCAGGACCTGCGTCGCAGCCTGGCCAGCTACTGCAAGCTGGTGGCCTTCAATGTGATCCCACCAATGCGCGCCGCTAGGATTTATCAGTACTACGAAAAG TACTATGCTCCCTTTGGTGACGTTTTTAGATGTTCCATGGAACTCACAATCAAAGTCAATTCCATCCACTATGGTATGGCAGTGTTCCACACTGGTCTGCTGCTATACCAGAAGATTATGGACGATAATAGCGGTGATAGTGTCAGGGCTGCCGGTTCCCCACAGTTTCTTGAACTTATCAGCCTGGCCTCTCTCTTGGCGGAGACCCTGAGTTCCGATCTCTATGAGAATCGCAACGCTATGATTACTCTTCACAAGGCTGGAATTATGTACGTTAAGGAATCGATTCCGGACCGACCCACCGCTGCCCCGAAAAATCTACTGTTCTTGAGGGTCATGCAGATGTTTGTTCCGCAGCTTCTAAGGCAGGACAAGGTCAAGATGTTGGAATTACTTCAAACCATTGAGCAACCGGCGTTACCTTCCTGCAACAGGGAGGAGTGGGAGCCTTTGGAGGGATATCGTTCCGCTTTGGGTGCTTCCGGGCGAAGGGGTCGTTCGGTTTCGGTGGCAACTTAG